One Hevea brasiliensis isolate MT/VB/25A 57/8 chromosome 6, ASM3005281v1, whole genome shotgun sequence genomic window, ATTATAGATTAATAATATAATCACTTACTGAGTAAATACCCTTGATTGTTTTGATATTACAAGCTTAATGCTTGATTTTGATTGTTGGTTTCTTACGATTTTGTTTTGTATCCACTTGGAAACTTTTAGAATTTACctagattaaatatatattaagaagaggaaaaattatgTCTTCAATAGCTATTGTATTCAACTAgttctttctaccattgaaatctgtcAATTTAGTTTCAGATCATCATGTTTTATTAGTTACAGGATAGTGTGTGACAAGTGATATGCTTTCAGCTACTGAATAAATCTAGGTTAGATGAAAATATTATGACTTTAACTGCCCATAATTTAAAAATCGCAGACTGGAGTGGATATTATGATTTTAATGGATTTGCTCATGATCAGCCACTTCAAACTTAACTGTGTTCGTTGCAAGATAGATTATTACGTGTTTGAGATATAAAGGTCAATGATCTGTTGAGGATATTCATCCCAGGTTGGTACCTACAAGGATGAAGAGGGGCTTATAAGCAAGAAAATGTCAACTTTAGCACTAGTTAATTGATTTTATGCAATAAGAGTGCATCACCACCCAAGGGTAATGCCTTAATTGATAGAACACCTTCCCCCATCGTGTACTCCTCTAAATTAGAGACAGTATGAATGTTCAACAACGTAGCAACCGCATATCTTGCAAGTCATTCCCAACCAATTCTCCTTCTTGACCTCGTATTGTCtcttattaaaaagaaaaaaaaaatattattattattattatagatggGCTTAATTTTACCAATTCATTTAAATATTATCAATATATAATCTCCTTTTTTAACTCAACAGTTTCTAGCACCTCTAACTTGTTAATCAAGCACATTATATAAACACTGGATCAAGAAAAGCCGAGTAAAAAAGGAGAAGATGGTGGAGGTATATGGTCAATGACCAATTGATTGAAAAATTACAAACAAAAGCTCAAGGTCCCCAATCATGCCGTTAGTGACACTCTAGTCGATTTGTGCAAAATTCATACGTAAAAAGACAcgctataaaaaaaataatatttttagcaACGAATTTATGGATCCATGAATAATAATATGCCTTAGAGATGAATCAACAACATATCCAACTCTAATCCATTGCTAATTCTTTTTATTGTGCTAATTTTGAAATTAGTAAATTAATATTAGATTTGTTTGTAGCTAAAACTCGTTACTAATATTGCTATTCCATATTATTAGCAATAGATTCAGTGATGGATCTGTAAATCTATCGCTAATTGTTCTATTTTTTTAGTGACAAAACTTATGACTTTTTAATGGATGTATAGATAGATTGATATCACTTGAACCAACTTTTTGAGAATAATGCTCTATGATTTGGATTATCGTCAAAGCGAGAGCATAATTGTGttctatttttaaataaaattttgataattttttttaaagaataaaataaagAATTAGCTTTACTTAACTAGCTAGCTAACCGGGTAGATTGAATCTAGCTAAAAGTTTCTTTGGTTTGAAGCATGGAACTAACATTTTCTCTGGGTTTGAATTGACTAAGGcaagtaaaaagaaaaaaaatggtcgTTGACCGTTTTAATTGCGAGGAAGCTGTTGGGATGGCACATCAAGAGTGGATGCTTAATCATTCCTGGATGATGGGAGTGCCCAAATGTTGTAGTCCTATTTCTTCGTCTTTTAATCTTGAACAAATCAAAGGCTGTgtggaaatttttattttgaatattttcatgtcttaatattgtattttaattttgatcaaaTCAAATGCTGTGTTTTGGTCTAGGTCATGGTCATCTATTCCCGTGATTTAATTCTGCGAGTAATTCACAGTATGAATTCCAGGAAAGTCTAAGTATTCAAAATATAGTACTATATTGACGCGGTTGTGACTGTTTCTGGTTCACCTTTCAAGTTAAATTGGAATCAATATTCATATAGGGTTTGGTTCATATGATTTTGGTTTTGAACAGTTTCGATTCAATTTTAAGgtgatttcagtttggtccttaaTTTCACAAGGTGCATTTTTATGGTGCcacatttttttataatttttcagttCAAATTACATGGAATTGATAGACTAAATTAACAGTTTCAAtctaattcaatttaaaattttcagataatTTCCAAACAACGACCGACTTTATATTATTACGAATTTGGTTCAATTCAATCTAAAAAACTATCAATCAattcaattttgatttaatttcaaGTTTAAACTATATCGGACACATGTGCGATAATATATCAACTATTGACTACATTATACATCCATTgaattgttagaaatatttatttggtgAGATCCACACACACAAATATTATGATTAATGAAATCCTTCAATTAATTTTTAGCGTTTTGATTATTGAGCTTTCCTATTAGATCAATTAGTCTCAATATCCAACCAACATGGTGATCGTCCTTCACATTAGGACATTTCTCAACAGCTGTATTTTCTGATTTTTCTCCGTTCGAAGTCAATGCATGAAGTCTGTGGTCCATGTCCCTCGCATTGCCTATTACTAAATCTATTTTTAAATACTACGACATACACCTCCTCTATTCAATCAAATAAACGTAACCCCAGAACGCTTTGAGCATCTCATCACTTTGGTTGGAAGCAAAGATGATGACTTTGAAaccttctttctctttctttttcttcttcttgttttctttCATGGCAGGGACGATAAGGGCACAAAACACCGGTAGTACTATCCCAGTTAACGTAGGTGTGATTCTTGATTTTGATGATTGGGTTGGCAGGATGTGGTTGAGCTGCATCAACATGTCCCTAGTAGACTTCTATGCAGCCCACGGACACTACAAAACCAGGCTGTTCCTCCACGCCAGGGATTCCAAGAACGATGTCATTGGGGCGGCTGCAGCAGGTTCTTTCTCTCTGCATCTTTTCTGTCTAATAATTCGTCTTTAGTACCTAATTGTCGTTTTTGTTTAAGCACTATTAATTGTGGggccacatatatatataaatagatgAATGGAGTTTTCAATCAGTATATAAAGTCGAGTGATATTAATTAGTGAATAATTTCCATACCCTACTTGCTTATCATTGAAAGGCtatatattgttaaaaaaaaacaGGGGCAATTCAAACAAGATAAAAATGGGCTAAGAAAATCAACTGAAGGACTGCATATTATTCAACAATCGTAAACAATCAAAGGAAAATGCTCCATAATCCCTAATTGTTCTGCTGAAAATAAGGAACCATAAACCAACTAATAACAAGCTTATTTGACTAACTCAAATACTACGAAAATATCTACAAGTAAAATAGTAAACAGTAAATAAAATTtctacattaattttttttttaacatatatGCAACTAGGAATGTTATACAGAAATTAGCCTAAAAAAAAAGGGGAATGTTATGcagaaattaaatttatgatacgaaacaataaaaaggaaaaattaatcaacttttaatacaataataatattgatatttttttaataaaatttaaattttaattgaaattaaataaattaaaaaaaattactaaaacatTCTCACAACACAAATTCAGGATTCAAATATTAAACCATTAGatcaattatatttaaaattgaaattataaaaagaaATGTAGATGTAGTGGTCATAGTAGCTACTGTATTCTGTGATTTCTGACTCCTTTATTTTATCTCCTTTCGAAACTCAGCTACGGACTTGATAACCAATGTGGGAGCACTAGCAATCATAGGGCCAACAACATCCAGACAAGCTAATTTTGTGATTGAGCTCGGAGAAAAAGCTCAGGTTCCCATTATATCTTTTACTGCGTCAGTCCCTTCTCTTACATCCATCAAGAGGCCTTACTTCTTTCGATCTACTGAAACCGACAAAACTCAAGTCAAGGCCATAGCTGCAATAGTTCAAAACTTTGGATGGAGAGAAGCAGTGCCCATCTACGTTGATGACGACTATGGAGTTGGAATCTTACCTTATCTAGTGGCTTCTTTACAAGCAGTTGATACTAATGTTCCCCACCAGAGTGCCATTTCTCCATGGGCCAGTGATGCTGACATTTTGGAAGAGCTTTACAAGTTGAAAACGATGCAAACGAGAGTTTTCATTGTGCACATGCTTCCCTCTCTTGGTACTCGGCTTTTTACCAAAGCTAAAGAAGCTGGAATGATGGATATAGGCTATGTTTGGATCATGACTGATGGGATGACTAATTTATTGAATTTGTTGAATGATTCAGACATTGATTCAATGCAAGGAGTTCTAGGTGTTAGGCCTTATATTCCGAAAACAAAAGAGTTGAAAGATTTTCGACTTCGATGGAAAAGAAAATTACATCGAGATCATCCTAACATGGTTGATGCTGATTTGGACATTTATGGATGGTTGGCCTATGATGCTACTATGGCTTTGGCCATGGCAGTTGAGCAAGTTGCTGGGACTACAACAAACTTGGGCATAAAAGAAGCTAATGTTTCTAGCAATTTAGTACGACTTGAAACCGTTGGAGTTTCTAAAAATGGTCATAAACTTAGTCAGGCATTGTCAAGTATTAGTTTCAGGGGCCTAACAGGAGATTTCCGCTTTGTTAATCAACAATTACAGTCATCAGCTATCCAGATTGTTAATATAAATGGTGTTGTTGAGGCAAAAGGAATTGGATTTTGGACACCAACGAAGGGAATTTTCAAAAGGTGGAAGTTCAACTCAACCACAAGTGCTTCTTCAACTTCTCAATCCAAACTTGCAACCATTATGTGGCCAGGGGAGCCAACTTCTGTTCCTAAGGGTTGGGAGATTCCGACAAACGGGACGAAGTTGCGAATTGGGGTGCCGGTCAAGGATGGTTTCACTGAATTTGTGAAGGTTACGAGAAACCCTAAGACTAATGCTACAAAGGTAACAGGATACTGCATAGACGTTTTTAATGCAGTAATGGATCGATTACCATATGACGTTTCTTATGATTACGTCCCCTTTGTCAATTCTGAAGGGGAGAGTGCTGGAACTTACAACGATTTAATCTATCAAGTCTACTTGGGGGTAATTAATACCTCTTAATCTTTCTGCATCATAGCttgatatatatacatatatacaaatatatataatttcatttgATGGTGGAGTTTAGCTGTGTCAATTTTTTGTTGCTAGCTGCAGAAATTTGATGCTGTTGTGGGAGATGTGACAATTCTGGCCAACAGGTCCAACTATGTTGACTTTGCGATGCCTTACTCGGAATCTGGTATATCAATGGTAGTGCCAGTCAAAGACACTAAGAACGACAACGCCTTGATCTTTTTGAAGCCTTTTAAATTGGACCTTTGGGTGACAACACTTTGTTCCTTTGTCATCATTGGATTTGTAGTTTGGGTTCTTGAACACAGAATAAACAAAGACTTCCGAGGACCTCCTTCACAACAAGCCGGCACCAGCTTATGGTTTGCCTTCTCAACCATTGTTTTTTCCCAACGTAATTTTCATTCACCTTCTGATATAACCttcgtttttttttttcctctcctgAGATATTTTTCGGGACATGTTTTTGTTTTGAtgtgaaaaataattaattaacctGTAATATACCCTTTCATTTGAATTGCAGGAGAGAAGGTGATCAACAACTTGGCTCGGATAGTGGTAATCATATGGAGTTTAGTTGTACTCATTATCACTCAGAGTTACACTGCAAGTTTATCCAGCCTTCTAACTGTTCAACAGCTGCAGCCCGCAATTACTGATATAACTGAGCTTATTAGAAACAGGGAAGTTGTAGGGTACCATAAGGACTCTTTTGTTAAAGATATTTTGAGAGGACTGGGATTTCAAGATTTCCAACTCTTGAGCTACACTTCTCCTCAAGAATGTGATGAACTCCTTTCCAAAGGAAGCCAAAATGGTGGTGTTGCAGCTGTATTTGACCAATTCCCGGCTGTCAAGCTTATTCTGGCACGAAATTGCTCCAACTATACCTCAATTGAAGCTCGTACATTTATGTCGAGATTCCCAAATCAGAAAAACATATCAAGCAACATTCAACAATTTAAAACAGGCGGCTTTGGCTTTGTAAGTTCACTAGTCTTTCCACAGATCCTTTTCTGTTCCTTTCAGGCATCTCCTTTAGGTTTACATCTTATTCTGTAACTTTCAGGCATTTCCTTTAGGTTCTCCTCTGGTGCCTGATGTATCACGGGCGATTCTAAAAGTGACTGAGGATGAGGATGATATGATGGGGAGAATAGAAGACGAGTGGTTGAGCGCAAAGAGCATTTGTGCAGCTC contains:
- the LOC110641883 gene encoding glutamate receptor 2.2 isoform X3; the protein is MMTLKPSFSFFFFFLFSFMAGTIRAQNTGSTIPVNVGVILDFDDWVGRMWLSCINMSLVDFYAAHGHYKTRLFLHARDSKNDVIGAAAAATDLITNVGALAIIGPTTSRQANFVIELGEKAQVPIISFTASVPSLTSIKRPYFFRSTETDKTQVKAIAAIVQNFGWREAVPIYVDDDYGVGILPYLVASLQAVDTNVPHQSAISPWASDADILEELYKLKTMQTRVFIVHMLPSLGTRLFTKAKEAGMMDIGYVWIMTDGMTNLLNLLNDSDIDSMQGVLGVRPYIPKTKELKDFRLRWKRKLHRDHPNMVDADLDIYGWLAYDATMALAMAVEQVAGTTTNLGIKEANVSSNLVRLETVGVSKNGHKLSQALSSISFRGLTGDFRFVNQQLQSSAIQIVNINGVVEAKGIGFWTPTKGIFKRWKFNSTTSASSTSQSKLATIMWPGEPTSVPKGWEIPTNGTKLRIGVPVKDGFTEFVKVTRNPKTNATKVTGYCIDVFNAVMDRLPYDVSYDYVPFVNSEGESAGTYNDLIYQVYLGLQKFDAVVGDVTILANRSNYVDFAMPYSESGISMVVPVKDTKNDNALIFLKPFKLDLWVTTLCSFVIIGFVVWVLEHRINKDFRGPPSQQAGTSLWFAFSTIVFSQREKVINNLARIVVIIWSLVVLIITQSYTASLSSLLTVQQLQPAITDITELIRNREVVGYHKDSFVKDILRGLGFQDFQLLSYTSPQECDELLSKGSQNGGVAAVFDQFPAVKLILARNCSNYTSIEARTFMSRFPNQKNISSNIQQFKTGGFGFVLLWCLMYHGRF
- the LOC110641883 gene encoding glutamate receptor 2.1 isoform X2 is translated as MMTLKPSFSFFFFFLFSFMAGTIRAQNTGSTIPVNVGVILDFDDWVGRMWLSCINMSLVDFYAAHGHYKTRLFLHARDSKNDVIGAAAAATDLITNVGALAIIGPTTSRQANFVIELGEKAQVPIISFTASVPSLTSIKRPYFFRSTETDKTQVKAIAAIVQNFGWREAVPIYVDDDYGVGILPYLVASLQAVDTNVPHQSAISPWASDADILEELYKLKTMQTRVFIVHMLPSLGTRLFTKAKEAGMMDIGYVWIMTDGMTNLLNLLNDSDIDSMQGVLGVRPYIPKTKELKDFRLRWKRKLHRDHPNMVDADLDIYGWLAYDATMALAMAVEQVAGTTTNLGIKEANVSSNLVRLETVGVSKNGHKLSQALSSISFRGLTGDFRFVNQQLQSSAIQIVNINGVVEAKGIGFWTPTKGIFKRWKFNSTTSASSTSQSKLATIMWPGEPTSVPKGWEIPTNGTKLRIGVPVKDGFTEFVKVTRNPKTNATKVTGYCIDVFNAVMDRLPYDVSYDYVPFVNSEGESAGTYNDLIYQVYLGKFDAVVGDVTILANRSNYVDFAMPYSESGISMVVPVKDTKNDNALIFLKPFKLDLWVTTLCSFVIIGFVVWVLEHRINKDFRGPPSQQAGTSLWFAFSTIVFSQREKVINNLARIVVIIWSLVVLIITQSYTASLSSLLTVQQLQPAITDITELIRNREVVGYHKDSFVKDILRGLGFQDFQLLSYTSPQECDELLSKGSQNGGVAAVFDQFPAVKLILARNCSNYTSIEARTFMSRFPNQKNISSNIQQFKTGGFGFAFPLGSPLVPDVSRAILKVTEDEDDMMGRIEDEWLSAKSICAAHTNSFSSSSLGVSSFWVLFAITGGTSLLALTTYITMFVHQHWEDLRPYDSMWGRIVNLFRIFNQKDSKWHTFRKSEANNGDNLSDHSYGERQAASSALHEGSVENVDLNPTEQANKDVATFNIDIEPTNPNQVMPTSTGIYHGTN
- the LOC110641883 gene encoding glutamate receptor 2.1 isoform X1, translated to MMTLKPSFSFFFFFLFSFMAGTIRAQNTGSTIPVNVGVILDFDDWVGRMWLSCINMSLVDFYAAHGHYKTRLFLHARDSKNDVIGAAAAATDLITNVGALAIIGPTTSRQANFVIELGEKAQVPIISFTASVPSLTSIKRPYFFRSTETDKTQVKAIAAIVQNFGWREAVPIYVDDDYGVGILPYLVASLQAVDTNVPHQSAISPWASDADILEELYKLKTMQTRVFIVHMLPSLGTRLFTKAKEAGMMDIGYVWIMTDGMTNLLNLLNDSDIDSMQGVLGVRPYIPKTKELKDFRLRWKRKLHRDHPNMVDADLDIYGWLAYDATMALAMAVEQVAGTTTNLGIKEANVSSNLVRLETVGVSKNGHKLSQALSSISFRGLTGDFRFVNQQLQSSAIQIVNINGVVEAKGIGFWTPTKGIFKRWKFNSTTSASSTSQSKLATIMWPGEPTSVPKGWEIPTNGTKLRIGVPVKDGFTEFVKVTRNPKTNATKVTGYCIDVFNAVMDRLPYDVSYDYVPFVNSEGESAGTYNDLIYQVYLGLQKFDAVVGDVTILANRSNYVDFAMPYSESGISMVVPVKDTKNDNALIFLKPFKLDLWVTTLCSFVIIGFVVWVLEHRINKDFRGPPSQQAGTSLWFAFSTIVFSQREKVINNLARIVVIIWSLVVLIITQSYTASLSSLLTVQQLQPAITDITELIRNREVVGYHKDSFVKDILRGLGFQDFQLLSYTSPQECDELLSKGSQNGGVAAVFDQFPAVKLILARNCSNYTSIEARTFMSRFPNQKNISSNIQQFKTGGFGFAFPLGSPLVPDVSRAILKVTEDEDDMMGRIEDEWLSAKSICAAHTNSFSSSSLGVSSFWVLFAITGGTSLLALTTYITMFVHQHWEDLRPYDSMWGRIVNLFRIFNQKDSKWHTFRKSEANNGDNLSDHSYGERQAASSALHEGSVENVDLNPTEQANKDVATFNIDIEPTNPNQVMPTSTGIYHGTN